A region of the Candidatus Rhabdochlamydia sp. T3358 genome:
TAACTGTTTAAAGAATTGGTATTCTTTTAAATCACAAATGTGAGGGGCTTTACATTGCCAAAAAGTTTTATTAATAGTATCAGTATCCTCAGGATATAACATCCCTTTGGCTTGAGCAGCATTTTGCCAGATTTTTTCTATTTGTATTAATTCTTGAAAAGCTCTTTCTTCTTCCTGGGAAGCTTTTTCTCTTGGATTTTGAAAAAAATATTTTATGGTATTGCAAACCATTTTGATAAGGAAATGAAAAAAACCAGTTTTATGAAAATGGTCTCCTGTTTCAGAAAAATCAGGGTCAAAGCTCAAATCATAAAAGGCTCTCTGAGCTACTTCTATTTTCTCAGGTTTAAAATACTCATTAAAAAAAATATTTGACTTTTTCTTTTCTAGGTTATCCGATACAACCTTTCCTGGAACCTGAATAGAAGTTTCTAAAATTTTTATCATATTTTTGCTTTTTATTTAAATTAACTTATTAAGATTATTAAATAACTATTATACTATATAATTGTTAATTAATTATTAATTTATCATAACAATTTCTAGTTATATTAATTCACATTTCAATATGGGTTATAACGCATAGGATGATGAGGATCAAGTAACGCTAGTTTCTTAGTAAGTTCCTCAAGTTCAAGGAAATACTGTGGTGCTAGATGAAATACTCCACCTCGAGGTAGAGGATGTGACTGTGCATAACGCAAATAATTTTTATTTTTTTCCTTTAGCTCTGTAATTTCTCTTACAAGCTCTTGAATAGGATCGGTTTTTGGTAGTTCCCTACCTTCTACTATTTTTTGATCGTCATAGATAGCTAGAGTAATATTCCCTAAAATAGGCACACATGCAATCAAACATCGAGACAAATTTTTGTGATAAACATGGGAAGTATAGTTGTTTTCTACAAAGCCTTTCTTACTTGTAAGGGAAAGGATGCCTTTTTGGAAAATACAACATATATTCGTTAAACTGCTAATCCCTGGAATATAATCAGAACCCTTGTCTATTGCAATGAATAAGTTATTAAAACTAGCTAAATTAATATTCATATTAAACCTTTTTTATTATTTATATGCTTATATTATAAATGTCTTATAATAAGATTTAATTAATTTAATAACTTAAGACTTAAAACTTGCTTGAAAGCTATGAAGACCCTCTAGACATTTAAGCCACTTATAAATTAGGATAGACCATATTTTAATCTAATCGGATACCCTAAATGTCTAAAATCCCTAGCTCTGAGTTATTAATCGGTGCTCACACCTCAGCCCAAGGCGGAGCTCAAAATGCTATTTGGATGGGGCAAGAAATCGGTGCTACTACTGTACAATTTTTTACCAGTAATCAAAAACGCTGGTCTGGTAAAGAGATTACTCAAGAGCAAGCGGAGCTTTTTCAAGAAGCTGTGAAGGCTACCGGTCTTTGTCAATTGATGAGCCACGATAGTTATTTGATTAATTTAGGCTCTTCTAATCCATCTGTTTTACATAAAAGCCAGAAGGCCTTTGAAGAAGAGTTAATCCGCTGTCAAAAACTAGGGATTTCTTTTTTAAACTTTCACCCTGGTGCTGCTGTAGGAGCAACACAAGAGCAATGTCTTAATAATATTGTAGCTAGCTTAGAGCAATTCGAAGAGCTTATCTCTCATGGGGCTACTCGCCTTTTACTGGAGACAACCGCGGG
Encoded here:
- a CDS encoding deoxyribonuclease IV — translated: MSKIPSSELLIGAHTSAQGGAQNAIWMGQEIGATTVQFFTSNQKRWSGKEITQEQAELFQEAVKATGLCQLMSHDSYLINLGSSNPSVLHKSQKAFEEELIRCQKLGISFLNFHPGAAVGATQEQCLNNIVASLEQFEELISHGATRLLLETTAGQGTTVGYCFEHLAYLIEKLHKKIPIGVCIDTCHIFAAGYDIRTKDGWEKTLKDFERIVGMKHLYAFHLNDSLKPLGSRRDRHAPLGKGEIGIECFKVLMKHPKTRRLPKYLETPDGPPLWKKEIAMLREFADL